The following coding sequences lie in one bacterium genomic window:
- a CDS encoding SulP family inorganic anion transporter, with protein sequence MAGSGLQRRPHGAARFAPNLSGTRLATAGYDLGAGLTVAALAVPQGIAYALIAGLPAEMGLLAAALPTVIAAFFGSSSFVITGPTVPTALLIGVSVVEPALAAGQPVPIAAVLQTGMLAALILMALGVFGIGRASRFLSDSVVGGFIAGVGLLIALRHVPAMLGADAHHAVGDSLAPSAWWLISDALRAAMSTDPRALSLALGVPAGVLLLRRIDRRLPAGLIALGVAALTSSLLGWNEGAHPLATLQAVSLGQPEFHVPEWLNVRAHGASALAIALLATVQTIGAARSLERRAGHLDPDRELFAQGSANLIASLIGAMPTSGSLSRSAVNRAAGARSRLAALIAGSVVLLLLPTLGPLLTSLPLAALAGFVVLSGLELIDLDHIRRSAATRGDGLILFATLGTTLWLDLVQAVYAGVFISLVLLVLRAGRLQMMEVVHVGQGRLREIPPDERSGSTPVAVLHLEGDLNFAVAPELSDQLDAIVARGPEILILRLKRARHLDATVLEVLRNTLINLRAHNAQMVLCGLTDPIAQALERTELGRELGPDGVLRTGPRLFEGFERALASARKSLEPRTEAEIFRWDEPARWSYEI encoded by the coding sequence GTGGCTGGGAGTGGACTCCAGCGCCGACCCCACGGCGCGGCTCGTTTCGCCCCCAACCTGAGTGGGACCCGTCTGGCGACCGCCGGCTACGACCTTGGCGCCGGACTGACGGTTGCGGCTTTGGCCGTCCCGCAGGGCATCGCCTATGCGCTGATTGCCGGTCTGCCGGCAGAGATGGGTCTGCTCGCGGCGGCCTTGCCGACCGTGATTGCAGCGTTCTTCGGCTCCAGCAGTTTCGTCATCACAGGACCCACCGTACCCACCGCCTTGCTGATCGGGGTGTCGGTCGTGGAGCCGGCCCTGGCTGCGGGCCAGCCGGTTCCGATCGCGGCCGTCCTGCAGACCGGAATGCTCGCGGCACTGATCCTGATGGCACTTGGCGTCTTCGGTATAGGCCGCGCTTCGCGTTTTCTCTCCGATTCGGTAGTCGGAGGTTTCATCGCGGGAGTGGGTTTGCTGATCGCTCTGCGGCACGTGCCCGCGATGCTGGGTGCGGACGCGCACCACGCGGTCGGGGACTCACTGGCGCCCTCCGCGTGGTGGCTGATATCCGATGCACTTCGCGCGGCGATGTCCACCGATCCGCGCGCTCTTTCTCTCGCGCTGGGCGTACCCGCCGGCGTGCTCTTGCTGCGTCGCATCGACCGACGCCTTCCAGCCGGTCTGATTGCACTCGGCGTCGCGGCGCTCACGTCCTCACTCCTGGGCTGGAACGAAGGCGCGCACCCGCTGGCCACCCTTCAAGCCGTCAGCCTGGGCCAACCGGAGTTCCACGTACCCGAGTGGCTCAACGTCAGAGCGCACGGAGCATCGGCCCTCGCCATCGCATTGCTCGCCACCGTGCAGACGATCGGCGCGGCGCGCTCGCTCGAGCGCAGGGCGGGACATCTCGATCCCGACCGCGAACTCTTCGCGCAGGGCAGCGCAAATCTGATCGCGTCGCTCATCGGAGCGATGCCGACCAGCGGTTCGCTATCGCGTTCGGCCGTCAACCGCGCGGCGGGCGCGCGCTCTCGCCTCGCGGCGCTCATCGCTGGATCCGTCGTACTTCTGCTCCTGCCGACTCTGGGGCCGTTGCTCACCAGCCTTCCGCTCGCCGCGCTGGCGGGTTTCGTGGTCCTGTCGGGTCTCGAACTGATCGATCTGGATCACATCCGTCGCTCTGCGGCGACGCGCGGTGATGGCTTGATCCTGTTCGCGACACTGGGCACCACGCTCTGGCTCGATCTGGTGCAGGCGGTGTACGCGGGTGTGTTCATTTCCCTGGTGCTTCTCGTACTTCGCGCGGGGCGCTTGCAGATGATGGAAGTGGTTCACGTGGGGCAGGGCCGTTTGCGTGAAATCCCGCCAGACGAGCGCTCCGGCTCCACGCCCGTCGCTGTACTTCACCTCGAAGGAGACCTCAACTTCGCTGTCGCACCCGAACTCTCCGACCAGCTCGATGCAATCGTCGCCCGCGGTCCCGAAATACTCATCTTGCGTTTGAAGCGGGCTCGTCACCTGGACGCGACCGTGCTCGAGGTGCTGCGCAACACCCTGATCAATCTGCGGGCGCACAACGCACAAATGGTGTTATGCGGTCTGACCGATCCGATTGCCCAGGCGTTGGAGCGCACGGAACTGGGCCGGGAGCTGGGTCCCGATGGTGTATTGCGCACCGGCCCCAGGCTCTTCGAGGGTTTCGAGAGAGCTCTGGCCAGCGCGCGCAAGAGCCTCGAGCCGCGGACCGAGGCCGAGATCTTTCGTTGGGATGAACCAGCGCGCTGGTCCTACGAGATCTGA
- a CDS encoding pyridoxamine 5'-phosphate oxidase family protein, with amino-acid sequence MALEEQKKALGEVLEAEPFAVFAFAGKSGAPPYTSILFFAAVDGFRLVFGTTPDSFKGRYLSPGNGACAQIDNRGIGLANMSEFARVTVQGTLQRIEDPAETARLHEIYFAKLPNAKPFFQRPGVETWLLEPVHLVFSRGLGERLELDSSELGA; translated from the coding sequence ATGGCCCTGGAAGAGCAGAAGAAGGCGTTAGGAGAAGTGCTCGAAGCGGAACCGTTTGCGGTTTTCGCTTTTGCGGGAAAATCGGGTGCTCCTCCCTACACCTCAATCCTGTTCTTCGCGGCCGTCGATGGGTTTCGGCTGGTTTTCGGTACCACCCCCGACTCGTTCAAGGGGCGTTATCTGAGCCCCGGCAACGGCGCCTGCGCGCAGATCGACAATCGCGGTATCGGATTGGCAAACATGAGCGAATTCGCGCGGGTGACCGTCCAGGGAACGCTCCAGCGAATCGAGGATCCCGCTGAAACGGCCCGGTTGCACGAGATCTACTTCGCGAAACTCCCCAACGCCAAGCCGTTTTTTCAGCGACCCGGTGTCGAAACCTGGCTGCTCGAGCCTGTACACCTGGTGTTCTCACGCGGCCTGGGGGAGCGTCTCGAGCTCGATTCTTCCGAGCTCGGCGCCTAG
- the topB gene encoding DNA topoisomerase III — protein MSKSLIITEKPSVARDIVAALGGFTEDDGFWESEEHVVTFSVGHLLELPAPEDVDPKYKRWTLDTLPILPEPEQFKLKQKSGASERLRTIKKLLQRDDVSKVINACDAGREGELIFREILEFLNIDKPTLRLWLQSMTTQSIRDGFSNLAPGEDYDGLGAAAACRSRSDWLIGMNATRALTRRFKGRREKTAWSAGRVQTPTLALLVGRELEILAHIPRAYWHIDAKFRAADHEYTGAWFDPNFNSEEADRESKDDRIFAHEAANAVVEAVTGKPAVASETRKPSRETAPPLFDLTSLQREGNRRFGWSARRTLNAAQRCYESHKVLTYPRTDSRALPNDYREKVNEALQTFAQGSPFQAEAQELLDKGLENTERTFDDSKVSDHFAIIPTGRVPEEPLTGDDGRLFDLVARRFLGSFYPPAIWNRVERKTEVAGHVFRSRSRTLDEPGWRAVLGQTEQEEQALPPLISGQTTADDVDANTLDIELSEDKTRPPARITEARLLSLMESAGQYVEDEEHAAVMRDKGIGTPATRADIIENLIAKGYLARVGKALRPTVKGVRLVDVLKRIKADRLASPELTGQLEFQLHEVENGSRTAEEFMKEVVDYTKSVVDVTCTFDYVDLYDDNVTFGNCPLCERAVVERSWFYRCIEVPGVEGDDDCPMRIWKDKSGRYIDHNTVRVLLDKAETDEMEGFTSRDGRMYNARLTLEEGEVQLHAIQGSWGERVDDSPEYEVNEDPLGPCPTGCGSFVIETPTHFICKAGMEKAAVNAEKARVWESENNAPDAKRKKRYKIPEDEKHCPMILPRTVCKREIARDEAVQYVKEQKTELLSDFTSRFGRPFGAMLFLKENGRHGFEFAKRPGKADSDDAKEGATGKKASKKASKKTARKKAAKKTTKKKAAGKKTAKKTTRKKTTKKVARASVKKASAEDGDD, from the coding sequence TTGAGCAAGTCGCTAATCATCACCGAGAAGCCGAGCGTCGCACGAGATATCGTGGCGGCCCTCGGTGGGTTTACAGAAGACGATGGGTTCTGGGAAAGTGAGGAGCACGTCGTCACTTTCTCGGTAGGGCATCTGCTCGAACTCCCCGCGCCCGAAGACGTGGATCCGAAGTACAAGCGCTGGACGCTTGATACGCTTCCCATCCTTCCGGAGCCCGAGCAGTTCAAGCTCAAGCAGAAGTCCGGCGCCAGCGAGCGACTGCGAACGATCAAGAAGCTCCTGCAGCGCGACGACGTCAGCAAGGTTATCAATGCCTGCGACGCGGGGCGTGAAGGTGAACTGATCTTTCGCGAGATCCTGGAGTTCCTGAACATCGACAAGCCGACTCTCCGGCTCTGGCTGCAGTCGATGACGACTCAATCGATTCGGGACGGCTTCTCGAACCTGGCGCCCGGCGAGGACTACGACGGTCTGGGAGCCGCTGCGGCTTGCCGATCTCGTTCGGACTGGCTGATCGGCATGAACGCCACGCGCGCGCTGACCCGGCGCTTCAAGGGTCGTCGCGAAAAAACGGCCTGGTCGGCCGGGCGCGTCCAGACTCCGACGCTCGCACTTCTGGTCGGTCGCGAACTCGAGATCCTGGCCCACATTCCGCGAGCCTACTGGCACATCGACGCCAAGTTCCGCGCAGCAGACCACGAGTACACGGGTGCGTGGTTCGATCCAAACTTCAATTCGGAAGAGGCGGATCGCGAGAGCAAGGATGACCGCATTTTCGCCCACGAGGCGGCCAACGCCGTGGTCGAAGCCGTTACGGGAAAGCCCGCGGTCGCCAGCGAAACGCGCAAGCCGAGTCGCGAGACCGCCCCTCCACTATTTGACCTGACCAGCTTGCAGCGTGAAGGCAATCGGCGCTTCGGCTGGTCGGCGAGGCGCACACTCAATGCGGCACAGCGCTGCTACGAATCCCACAAGGTTCTGACCTACCCGCGTACCGACTCGCGCGCCCTGCCGAATGACTATCGCGAAAAGGTCAACGAGGCCCTGCAGACGTTCGCCCAGGGAAGTCCCTTCCAGGCCGAAGCGCAGGAACTGCTCGACAAGGGACTCGAAAACACGGAGCGCACCTTCGACGACTCCAAGGTGAGCGACCATTTCGCGATCATCCCGACAGGCCGGGTTCCCGAAGAACCCCTGACCGGTGATGACGGACGCTTGTTCGATCTGGTTGCACGTCGCTTCCTGGGCTCGTTCTATCCGCCCGCCATCTGGAATCGCGTCGAGCGCAAGACCGAGGTCGCGGGCCACGTTTTCCGCTCGCGCTCGCGCACGCTCGACGAGCCGGGCTGGCGCGCAGTGCTGGGCCAGACCGAACAGGAAGAACAGGCGCTACCGCCGTTGATTTCGGGTCAGACCACGGCAGATGACGTCGATGCAAACACGCTCGACATCGAATTGAGCGAGGACAAGACCCGGCCGCCGGCGCGCATCACGGAAGCGCGCCTGCTCTCGTTGATGGAAAGCGCCGGCCAGTACGTCGAGGACGAAGAGCACGCGGCCGTCATGCGAGACAAGGGCATCGGCACGCCCGCCACGCGCGCCGACATCATCGAGAACCTGATCGCCAAGGGCTATCTCGCACGGGTCGGCAAGGCACTGCGGCCGACCGTCAAGGGAGTCCGTCTGGTCGACGTCCTCAAGCGCATCAAGGCGGACCGGCTGGCGTCTCCGGAACTCACAGGTCAGCTCGAATTCCAGTTGCACGAAGTCGAAAACGGTTCGCGCACCGCAGAGGAATTCATGAAAGAGGTGGTCGATTACACCAAGTCGGTGGTCGACGTGACCTGTACATTCGACTACGTCGACCTGTACGACGACAATGTAACCTTCGGAAATTGCCCGCTCTGCGAACGGGCAGTCGTCGAACGTTCTTGGTTCTACCGGTGCATCGAAGTACCGGGCGTCGAGGGTGATGACGATTGCCCGATGCGCATCTGGAAGGACAAATCCGGGCGCTACATCGACCACAACACTGTACGCGTCCTGCTCGACAAGGCCGAAACCGATGAGATGGAGGGCTTCACCTCCCGCGACGGCCGCATGTACAACGCACGCCTGACCCTGGAAGAGGGAGAAGTCCAGCTGCACGCGATCCAGGGTAGCTGGGGTGAGCGCGTGGACGATTCGCCCGAGTACGAGGTCAACGAGGATCCGTTGGGCCCCTGTCCAACGGGATGCGGCAGCTTCGTGATCGAAACTCCCACTCATTTCATCTGCAAAGCCGGCATGGAAAAGGCCGCCGTGAATGCGGAGAAGGCGCGAGTCTGGGAAAGCGAAAACAACGCGCCCGACGCCAAACGAAAGAAGCGCTACAAGATCCCCGAAGACGAGAAGCACTGCCCCATGATCCTGCCCCGCACCGTCTGCAAGCGCGAAATCGCCCGCGACGAAGCCGTGCAGTACGTCAAGGAACAGAAGACCGAATTGCTCTCGGACTTCACGTCCCGTTTCGGCCGTCCGTTCGGTGCGATGCTCTTCCTCAAGGAAAACGGACGTCACGGTTTCGAATTCGCGAAGCGCCCCGGCAAGGCCGATAGCGACGACGCGAAAGAGGGCGCGACCGGGAAGAAGGCCTCCAAAAAGGCTTCCAAGAAGACCGCCAGGAAGAAGGCGGCCAAGAAGACGACAAAGAAGAAGGCGGCTGGAAAAAAGACCGCCAAGAAAACGACCCGCAAGAAGACCACGAAGAAGGTCGCGCGAGCGAGCGTCAAGAAAGCCAGCGCCGAAGACGGTGACGACTAG
- a CDS encoding carbon-nitrogen hydrolase produces the protein MSTVRRIALVQRQASADPSENLARAKEGIREAADRGAKIVCLQELFLTPYFPQTEDSARFDLAESIPGPTTDALQKLAADLQVVLIAPIFERRAAGLYHNSAVVIDANGSQAGLYRKMHIPDDPLFYEKFYFTPGDLGFRCFDTRAGRIGVLICWDQWFPEAARMLALDGAEILFCPSAIGWQDDDSDEENAVMRDSWITVQRGHAIANGIFTAALNRVGREGAVQFWGSSFVCDPRGEVLAQSPVEGEDVLLVDCNLESIEKQRRGWPFLRDRRIDAYDDLLERFRN, from the coding sequence ATGAGTACCGTACGACGCATTGCGCTGGTCCAGAGACAGGCCTCCGCAGATCCCTCCGAAAACCTCGCCCGCGCGAAGGAAGGGATTCGCGAAGCCGCCGACCGCGGTGCGAAGATCGTCTGCCTGCAGGAACTCTTCCTCACGCCGTACTTTCCCCAGACTGAAGATTCCGCCCGCTTCGATCTGGCCGAGTCGATCCCCGGACCCACGACGGATGCACTGCAGAAACTGGCGGCCGATCTGCAGGTCGTCTTGATTGCACCGATATTCGAGCGCCGCGCCGCCGGGCTGTATCACAACTCCGCAGTCGTGATCGACGCGAACGGCAGTCAGGCTGGGCTCTACCGAAAGATGCACATCCCCGACGATCCGCTGTTCTACGAGAAGTTCTACTTCACCCCCGGCGATCTGGGCTTCCGCTGCTTCGATACCCGCGCGGGCCGCATCGGCGTTCTGATCTGCTGGGATCAGTGGTTCCCGGAAGCCGCGCGGATGCTCGCGCTCGACGGTGCGGAAATCCTGTTCTGTCCGAGCGCGATCGGCTGGCAGGACGACGATAGCGACGAGGAGAACGCGGTCATGCGTGACTCCTGGATCACCGTGCAGCGCGGACACGCAATTGCGAACGGAATATTCACGGCTGCCTTGAACCGCGTCGGGCGTGAAGGTGCGGTGCAGTTCTGGGGAAGTTCATTCGTGTGCGATCCACGGGGAGAGGTTCTGGCGCAATCACCCGTTGAGGGCGAAGACGTGTTGCTGGTCGACTGCAACCTCGAGAGCATCGAGAAACAACGACGCGGCTGGCCATTTCTGCGCGATCGACGCATCGACGCTTACGACGACCTGCTCGAACGCTTCCGCAACTGA
- a CDS encoding agmatine deiminase family protein, which yields MPAEWEPHSATWVGWPGNPETWPGCLAEAEAEFEYLVATLATSEHVEILVQSTEHQRYVAARLGDLVATGRTRLHVLPSDDVWLRDIGPTFVESGGEIAAVDWDFNAWGGKYPPWDRDDAVAEQIADLCAVEHLRAGFVCEGGAIDSDGEGTLLATEPTLIDPLRNPRHERVDIERSLSELLGVRRIVWLAEGIEGDDTDGHIDDFARFVAPGRVVCAQEADPGSPNHARLEDCSARLRGTRDAAGRVLEVIDLPMPEPHSCEAGPLPASHANFYIANSCVLVPVFGGDSDERALEILKPLFPGRRILGIPCNTLVRGLGAVHCLTQQQPLGNRLSATTVRTECP from the coding sequence ATGCCCGCCGAATGGGAACCTCACTCGGCCACATGGGTCGGCTGGCCAGGCAATCCAGAGACCTGGCCGGGCTGCCTCGCCGAAGCCGAAGCCGAGTTCGAGTACCTGGTAGCGACGCTGGCGACGAGCGAACACGTCGAGATCCTGGTGCAGAGTACCGAGCACCAGCGATACGTGGCCGCGCGCCTGGGTGATCTGGTTGCGACGGGGCGCACTCGCCTGCACGTCCTCCCGAGCGACGACGTCTGGCTCCGAGATATCGGTCCCACCTTCGTCGAGTCCGGCGGGGAAATCGCGGCCGTCGACTGGGACTTCAACGCCTGGGGCGGCAAGTACCCACCCTGGGATCGCGATGACGCGGTGGCAGAACAGATCGCCGATCTATGCGCCGTCGAACACCTACGGGCCGGATTCGTGTGCGAGGGCGGTGCGATCGACAGCGACGGCGAGGGCACACTGCTCGCGACGGAACCGACGCTGATCGATCCGCTGAGAAACCCCAGACACGAGCGCGTCGACATCGAACGGAGCTTGTCCGAATTGCTGGGCGTGCGCAGGATCGTCTGGCTGGCCGAGGGCATCGAAGGAGATGACACCGACGGACATATCGACGACTTTGCACGCTTCGTCGCACCGGGGCGCGTCGTGTGTGCACAGGAGGCGGATCCTGGATCTCCGAACCACGCCAGACTCGAAGACTGCAGTGCGCGCCTGCGTGGAACTCGCGACGCGGCCGGGCGGGTACTCGAGGTCATCGACCTGCCCATGCCCGAACCGCACTCATGCGAGGCCGGACCGCTGCCCGCGAGCCATGCGAACTTCTACATCGCCAACTCCTGCGTCCTGGTACCGGTATTCGGCGGGGACAGCGACGAGCGGGCGCTGGAGATCCTGAAACCGCTATTCCCGGGGCGTCGCATTCTGGGTATCCCCTGCAATACGCTCGTACGGGGGCTCGGAGCGGTACACTGCCTGACTCAACAACAGCCTCTCGGTAACCGCCTCTCAGCAACAACGGTTCGCACAGAATGCCCTTGA
- a CDS encoding diaminopimelate epimerase yields MPLTRLRKDEFAKYHALGNDYIVLDPDKLSGHLNEARVREICDRNRGIGSDGILALENRRGDGFGLRIFNPDGSEAEKSGNGVRIFARFLYDFGYTTAKKFKMETLGGTVAAQLMVRRGNVYSIRLDVGRARFASESIPMRGPKREVIDEPVRIGNTRRRITCVSVGNPHCVLFVPELVAEDLRRLGPQIEKDPLFPERTNVQLACVRSRSKIEALIWERGAGPTLASGTSSCAIVAAAYRQGLVDRKVEVTMPGGMLEVEVDDDFQLRLIGPATPVYRGKLI; encoded by the coding sequence ATGCCCTTGACCAGACTGCGAAAAGACGAATTCGCCAAATACCACGCGCTGGGAAACGACTACATCGTCCTCGATCCCGACAAACTGAGCGGACACCTCAATGAGGCACGGGTTCGCGAGATATGCGACCGAAATCGCGGCATCGGTTCCGACGGGATCCTGGCCCTCGAAAACCGACGCGGGGACGGTTTCGGGCTGCGCATCTTCAACCCGGACGGATCTGAAGCGGAGAAGAGCGGCAACGGCGTGCGCATCTTTGCACGCTTTCTCTACGACTTCGGTTACACGACCGCCAAGAAGTTCAAGATGGAAACCCTGGGAGGAACCGTCGCGGCACAACTCATGGTCCGACGTGGAAATGTGTACTCGATCCGACTCGATGTCGGACGCGCGAGATTCGCAAGCGAATCGATCCCCATGAGAGGCCCGAAACGCGAAGTCATCGACGAGCCTGTTCGCATCGGCAACACGCGTCGGCGTATCACCTGCGTTTCGGTTGGCAATCCGCATTGCGTACTCTTCGTACCGGAATTAGTCGCCGAAGATCTGCGCCGGCTCGGTCCGCAGATCGAAAAGGACCCTCTATTTCCAGAACGCACCAATGTCCAGCTGGCCTGCGTGCGCTCTCGCTCGAAGATCGAGGCATTGATCTGGGAAAGGGGTGCGGGACCGACGCTGGCCTCGGGAACGTCGAGTTGCGCGATCGTCGCCGCCGCCTATCGGCAGGGCCTGGTCGACCGGAAAGTCGAGGTCACGATGCCCGGAGGCATGTTGGAGGTCGAAGTCGACGACGACTTCCAACTGCGCCTGATCGGCCCCGCCACACCCGTGTACCGGGGCAAGCTGATCTGA
- a CDS encoding aminotransferase class I/II-fold pyridoxal phosphate-dependent enzyme has protein sequence MNVLVHNSITGASAVEIAHSIEAAVREGTLTPGQSLPTVRGLALDLQVSPTTVSAAYRALQGRGVLVGEGRRGTRVSQRPPLAVSPAPALPPGARDLAVGNPDLALLPPLGPLLSGFEPEQRLYGGDISDPQLIRLARRDFERDGIPAEHLTVVGGALDGIERVLQAHLRPGDRVAIEDPGFTAVLDLLAALGLVPVPVGIDDSGLLPAALEQACRSQIAALVLTPRAQNPSGAALDKPRARELRQLLRRYPDVIVIEDDHAGFVSGAPAISLCHSKTRRWAHVRSVSKALGPDLRVALLAADELTVSRVEGRQVLGIRWVSHVLQQIVVRLWKDRDVSRRLKSAEQTYSRRRDALLKALRAKGIEAHGRSGLNVWVPVPDEGRVVQGLLDAGWAVAAGDRFRSRSQPAIRITCATLEPDEAVDLAADLESLLKPSRRTLSS, from the coding sequence GTGAACGTACTGGTACATAACTCTATCACAGGTGCCTCCGCTGTCGAGATCGCACACAGCATCGAGGCCGCCGTGCGCGAGGGAACGCTGACGCCGGGCCAGTCGCTGCCCACGGTTCGCGGGCTCGCGCTGGATCTCCAGGTGAGCCCCACGACGGTTTCGGCCGCCTACCGTGCGCTCCAGGGCCGGGGGGTGCTGGTCGGAGAAGGTCGGCGGGGCACGCGGGTGAGCCAGCGTCCGCCGCTGGCTGTCTCGCCCGCACCTGCGCTTCCGCCCGGTGCGCGCGATCTGGCCGTCGGCAATCCCGATCTCGCGCTCCTGCCGCCCCTGGGTCCGTTGCTCAGCGGTTTCGAGCCCGAACAGCGTCTGTACGGCGGGGATATTTCGGATCCGCAGCTGATCCGTCTGGCCAGGCGGGATTTCGAGCGCGACGGCATTCCCGCCGAGCACCTGACGGTGGTTGGCGGTGCGCTCGATGGAATCGAGCGAGTGCTACAGGCGCATCTTCGCCCAGGGGATCGCGTGGCGATCGAAGATCCGGGATTCACTGCAGTGCTCGACCTGCTGGCTGCCCTCGGCCTGGTGCCGGTGCCGGTCGGGATCGACGACTCGGGGCTATTGCCCGCGGCTCTGGAGCAGGCCTGTCGGTCCCAGATCGCGGCGCTGGTACTGACTCCGCGCGCACAGAACCCCAGCGGTGCCGCGCTCGACAAACCCCGTGCGCGCGAGCTGCGCCAGCTATTGCGCCGCTACCCCGATGTGATCGTGATCGAGGACGATCACGCGGGTTTCGTTTCGGGTGCGCCCGCCATCTCGTTGTGTCATTCGAAGACTCGCCGCTGGGCACACGTACGTTCGGTTTCGAAAGCGCTCGGACCCGATCTGCGCGTCGCCCTGCTCGCGGCAGACGAACTCACGGTCTCGCGCGTCGAAGGTCGACAGGTGCTGGGTATTCGCTGGGTCAGCCACGTACTCCAGCAGATCGTCGTTCGCCTGTGGAAGGACCGGGATGTTTCCAGGAGATTGAAGAGTGCCGAGCAGACCTACTCTCGCCGAAGAGATGCCCTGCTGAAGGCGCTGCGCGCGAAGGGTATCGAAGCCCATGGCCGATCGGGTCTGAACGTATGGGTACCGGTGCCCGATGAGGGGCGCGTGGTTCAAGGCCTGCTCGATGCCGGATGGGCGGTTGCGGCTGGAGACCGTTTCCGCTCGCGCAGTCAGCCTGCGATTCGCATCACCTGTGCAACACTCGAACCCGACGAGGCGGTGGATCTCGCCGCCGATCTGGAGAGCCTGTTGAAGCCCTCGCGTCGCACGCTCTCGTCGTAG
- a CDS encoding pyridoxamine 5'-phosphate oxidase family protein, producing the protein MSEYAVTPRTKLKRSPQRGRFDRETIHGILDESFMATVAFSHDGQPAAIPTSYARSGDNIYLHGSSASRLLRAILKGDRVCLTVTILDGLVLARSAFHHSVNFRSVIVYGSGCKVTDPDEKLEALRLLVEHMVPGRWEDVRSPNREELLRTLIVKIPIDEVSAKVRSKGPVDDEEDYGLDCWAGTIPTSLELGSAIDDERLAEGIPLPGYISEVRRPDR; encoded by the coding sequence ATGTCCGAGTACGCCGTCACCCCTCGCACCAAGCTCAAACGATCTCCGCAGCGGGGCCGCTTCGATCGCGAGACGATCCACGGAATCCTGGACGAGTCGTTCATGGCCACGGTGGCGTTCAGCCACGATGGACAGCCCGCAGCCATTCCCACCAGCTACGCTCGCTCGGGCGACAACATCTACCTACATGGATCCAGCGCGAGTCGCCTGCTGCGCGCCATCCTCAAGGGCGATCGGGTCTGCCTGACCGTCACGATCCTGGACGGCTTGGTCCTGGCGCGATCGGCGTTTCACCACTCCGTCAATTTTCGCTCGGTGATCGTTTACGGGTCCGGCTGCAAGGTGACCGACCCCGACGAAAAACTGGAAGCCCTGCGCCTGCTTGTGGAACACATGGTTCCCGGTCGCTGGGAGGACGTACGCAGTCCGAACCGCGAAGAACTCCTGCGCACCTTGATCGTGAAGATCCCGATCGACGAGGTATCGGCCAAGGTTCGCAGCAAGGGCCCGGTCGATGATGAAGAAGACTACGGGTTGGATTGCTGGGCGGGCACCATACCCACGAGCCTAGAGCTCGGCTCAGCGATCGATGACGAGCGACTGGCCGAGGGAATTCCCTTACCGGGCTATATCAGCGAGGTTCGCCGTCCGGACCGATGA